A stretch of the Filimonas lacunae genome encodes the following:
- the sbnA gene encoding 2,3-diaminopropionate biosynthesis protein SbnA codes for MLDALLHLEPLIGNTPVKSLRFDCRLSIKLEHVNYSGSIKDRAAYSILLNAIKRNEINKDTLIVESSSGNFAIALAMICKQIGLKFIPVIDPNINQENETVLRMLVEEVIKVDKPDHTNGYLLTRIEAVQELRRKHPNSFWTNQYENPDNYLGYYNTMGLEICNQFSQLDYVFIAVSSCGTITGISKRLKEHFPHIKVVAVDVEGSLLFSEKPRKRFVSGIGASKKSALVSIASIDDVVHVTHGEIIIGCRALLSEQGILSGASTGAVYQAIKKYALLHGIEPEAQVLFFSTDKGNSYLSNVYNEAWVQNVLYHTTEQVPVVLSETPLVLNGTSLS; via the coding sequence ATGTTAGACGCGTTATTACACCTGGAGCCTTTGATTGGGAATACTCCCGTTAAATCTCTCCGCTTCGATTGCCGCCTTTCTATTAAACTGGAGCATGTTAACTATAGCGGAAGTATTAAAGACAGGGCTGCTTACAGCATTCTGCTGAATGCTATCAAAAGAAATGAAATTAATAAAGATACCTTGATTGTAGAGTCCAGTTCCGGCAATTTTGCCATTGCGCTGGCCATGATTTGCAAGCAGATAGGGCTGAAATTTATCCCGGTTATTGATCCGAATATTAATCAGGAAAATGAAACAGTGCTTCGCATGCTGGTAGAGGAAGTGATAAAGGTGGATAAGCCGGATCATACCAATGGTTACCTGCTTACCCGTATTGAAGCGGTGCAGGAATTGCGCAGGAAGCATCCTAACAGTTTCTGGACTAATCAGTATGAAAATCCCGATAACTACCTGGGTTATTATAATACCATGGGCCTTGAAATATGTAATCAATTTTCGCAGCTGGATTATGTGTTTATAGCAGTAAGCTCCTGTGGCACCATCACGGGTATTTCTAAAAGACTGAAAGAGCATTTCCCCCATATTAAAGTGGTAGCGGTAGATGTGGAAGGGTCGTTACTGTTTTCTGAAAAACCACGTAAACGATTTGTATCGGGCATTGGAGCCAGTAAAAAATCGGCATTGGTATCTATTGCCAGTATTGATGATGTGGTGCATGTAACGCATGGGGAAATTATTATAGGATGCCGGGCTTTGTTGTCTGAACAAGGCATATTAAGTGGTGCGTCTACCGGCGCAGTATACCAGGCTATAAAAAAATATGCTTTACTGCATGGGATAGAGCCGGAAGCGCAGGTATTATTTTTCTCTACCGATAAAGGTAATTCGTATCTGAGCAATGTATATAACGAAGCCTGGGTGCAAAATGTACTTTATCATACCACAGAACAAGTGCCGGTAGTGCTTTCCGAAACACCACTGGTACTAAACGGAACCTCTTTATCCTAA
- a CDS encoding 2,3-diaminopropionate biosynthesis protein SbnB, with the protein MLYLNTSDIQQLPLQWSEVVSCIESAVQTMPATDYAQPVKPYLRYNNLTNRIIAMPAYVGGNIGFSGIKWIASFPDNTRQGIPRAHSVTVLNEADTGIPCCIINSAVTSGIRTAGVSAFVLSKFLTYRQRSGLIAGITGFGPIGQLHLKMLLSLFGNNISAVRIFDLKPIEEALLKEWPDGKVTQVSSWEEAYMDADVFITCTVSSNRYINKPPKKGSVHLNVSLRDYEPDFVHHADMIIVDDWEEVCRENTDIEKMHQDKQLQKQDTVNLGALLNNSVWSRLSDDAVVMFNPMGMAIFDVAVASYYYRRSIAESAGTLLNY; encoded by the coding sequence ATGCTTTATCTGAACACAAGTGATATTCAACAATTGCCGTTGCAGTGGTCTGAAGTGGTAAGCTGTATTGAAAGTGCGGTGCAAACGATGCCTGCTACTGATTACGCCCAGCCTGTGAAGCCTTATCTGCGGTATAATAATTTAACCAACCGCATTATTGCCATGCCTGCTTATGTAGGTGGAAATATCGGCTTTTCTGGAATTAAATGGATAGCCAGTTTTCCGGATAATACCAGGCAGGGTATTCCCAGGGCGCATTCGGTAACTGTATTGAATGAAGCGGATACAGGTATTCCCTGTTGCATTATCAATAGTGCGGTTACCAGTGGCATACGCACTGCAGGTGTATCTGCTTTTGTATTGTCTAAATTTCTGACATACAGACAGCGCAGCGGTTTAATTGCAGGTATTACGGGTTTTGGACCTATTGGGCAATTGCATTTGAAAATGCTGCTTTCGTTATTTGGTAACAACATCAGTGCGGTGCGCATTTTTGATCTGAAGCCTATAGAGGAAGCATTGCTGAAAGAGTGGCCTGATGGCAAGGTTACCCAGGTATCTTCCTGGGAAGAAGCATATATGGATGCCGATGTTTTTATTACCTGTACGGTTTCCAGCAACCGGTATATTAATAAGCCGCCTAAAAAAGGATCGGTTCATCTGAACGTGTCATTGCGCGATTATGAGCCGGATTTTGTGCACCACGCAGATATGATTATTGTAGATGACTGGGAGGAAGTGTGCCGGGAAAACACGGATATAGAAAAAATGCACCAGGATAAACAATTGCAGAAACAGGATACGGTAAACCTGGGTGCATTGCTCAATAATTCAGTATGGAGTAGGCTTTCCGATGATGCAGTGGTGATGTTTAACCCTATGGGTATGGCCATATTTGATGTGGCTGTGGCTTCTTATTATTATCGCCGGTCTATAGCAGAAAGTGCGGGAACTCTGCTTAATTATTAG